A window of the Arachis duranensis cultivar V14167 chromosome 5, aradu.V14167.gnm2.J7QH, whole genome shotgun sequence genome harbors these coding sequences:
- the LOC107489838 gene encoding CDT1-like protein a, chloroplastic: MEQKSCEESARSVSDLKCAKNLNESDESIACPTPNKTNEPLPSKSKEQQTQLPEKYRAVADLFGHMSCSLRLLHLRKKSPTFQNICAQVEILAQRKFSYAHLAQMKYILPEGIHIDKVLVHDKKSLCMKSDMKITLVFDFLEEESNESADMALRQYFSSRLINFSNMHPEAADIPEAVLPEPFGQRPCGVIDVDLPVNSSKAFSSTSNQIELLPGKFHLCPSFSRHFSQKNVASQTEKLQCFSTTKASLSSCASGCQDNQESKYAPPSDCATNMKTGGQGKESLSHFQPNIANTPVHTVCPPHDVCDSSFESPDIKISSSSNSLMTETPAQSAPGRLIPISDAKLHNMDTRKSASCRKPAKRVLDFPLMEGNDGFDIKVDNLEPTGGSHKYDSILESSIACAEDWNVLPQQVEERSGHSREDTNQIQGGLDTRDQKSSSLLDLVNVIHSIFHSVRGASITKEEFLQKILMNSLDVVEISEVEEQINFLEKLVPDWICRKLLPSGDDIYSIKKVSDLDSVRSRLLANVTRS; the protein is encoded by the exons ATGGAACAAAAATCGTGCGAGGAATCTGCGAGAAGCGTTTCGGACTTGAAGTGTGCGAAGAATCTCAACGAATCCGATGAATCAATTGCATGCCCTACACCAAATAAGACGAATGAACCCTTACCTTCCAAATCCAAAGAGCAACAAACTCAGCTCCCAGAAAA ATACAGAGCCGTAGCTGATTTGTTTGGCCATATGAGCTGCTCACTTAGATTGCTGCATCTGCGTAAAAAGTCTCcaacttttcaaaatatttgtgCCCAAGTTGAAATTCTGGCGCAGAG GAAATTCTCATATGCCCATCTTGCACAAATGAAGTATATACTTCCTGAGGGCATACATATAGATAAGGTCCTTGTTCATGATAAGAAGAGCTTGTGTATGAAGTCAGACATGAAGATCACCTTGGTATTTGATTTTTTGGAAGAGGAATCTAATGAATCTGCTGATATGGCTCTTCGACAATATTTTAGTTCTAGGCTTATTAATTTCTCCAATATGCATCCCGAg GCTGCTGATATTCCAGAGGCTGTTCTGCCAGAGCCCTTTGGCCAAAGACCATGTGGCGTGATTGATGTAGATTTGCCTGTAAATTCTTCCAAAGCTTTTTCGTCAACTTCCAATCAAATTGAATTGTTGCCTGGGAAGTTCCATCTATGTCCATCCTTTAGCCGACACTTTTCTCAAAAGAATGTTGCTAGCCAAACCGAAAAGCTCCAGTGTTTTTCAACAACTAAAGCTTCCTTGTCATCCTGTGCATCTGGTTGCCAGGATAACCAAGAAAGCAAATATGCACCACCATCTGATTGTGCAACTAATATGAAAACTGGAGGACAGGGGAAGGAATCTCTCTCTCACTTTCAACCTAATATTGCTAATACACCAGTGCATACTGTCTGTCCTCCACATGATGTTTGTGATAGTAGTTTTGAGAGCCCTGATATCAAAATTTCCTCTTCCTCAAATAGTTTGATGACGGAGACACCTGCACAATCAGCACCTGGGAGATTGATTCCCATTTCTGATGCCAAGCTTCATAACATGGATACCCGAAAGTCAGCATCATGTCGCAAACCAGCAAAAAGAGTGCTTGACTTTCCACTCATGGAAGGAAATGATGGTTTTGACATCAAAGTAGACAACTTAGAACCTACCGGAGGTTCACACAAATACGATAGCATCCTCGAATCTAGTATTGCATGTGCTGAGGATTGGAATGTACTGCCCCAGCAG GTAGAAGAGAGGTCTGGTCACTCTCGTGAGGATACCAACCAAATTCAAGGTGGTTTAGATACAAGGGATCAAAAATCATCTTCGTTGCTTGATCTGGTCAATGTGATTCACTCTATATTTCATTCTGTCAGAGGAGCTTCAATCACGAAAGAGGAGTTTTTGCAAAAGATACTTATGAACAGTTTGGATGTTGTTGAGATTA GTGAAGTTGAAGAACAAATCAATTTTCTTGAAAAGTTGGTGCCAGACTGGATCTGCAGGAAGTTGCTTCCTAGTGGAGATGATATCTACAG CATCAAGAAAGTGTCAGATTTGGACTCAGTTCGATCTAGGCTTCTTGCCAACGTGACTCGGAGCTGA
- the LOC107489839 gene encoding uncharacterized protein LOC107489839, whose product MGCLVSTPKDSGGNRRKPGSIGEVSVYVPGLRIPKPVDFAQSLGDHLSKKIVERLSALRTRIVVMAGQEGPTITRTKRKSATQHGGSTLLDLLQALEDYLPVLLGLVNDGSHLQYKVQFVWVNQEDDAEETAMSNGWYEVLSVLHLMAMLLLSQANFLLLPRSSTDGYQLKVSEESRRASVDIFLKAAGYLDCAVKHVLPQLPAELRRNLPVDLAEGTLRALSLQALGQGVDIQLGMAIDSTKATLAVKRRLACEMVKCWQQAQDNIMNLPLANDWGEKHILFVKWKYVEAKAAAYYYHGLILDEGNTEKSHGMAVAALQAADEYFKESKKLNEAFNAAPPLSRNPPLWGTMKYLSEKIPKDTSSKVRINRDLYSHERIMETAPTLPDFALALKPDEYQLPALDPSWKTENIKIGTN is encoded by the exons ATGGGGTGCCTGGTGTCGACTCCAAAGGACTCCGGTGGAAACAGAAGGAAACCAGGGAGTATTGGAGAAGTTTCGGTCTATGTCCCCGGTCTACGAATTCCTAAACCTGTTGATTTTGCTCAGTCACTTGGAGATCACTTGTCAAAGAAAATAGTAGAGCGCCTTTCGGCTCTTAGAACACGTATAGTTGTAATGGCTGGCCAAGAAGGCCCTACAAttacaagaacaaaaagaaaaagtgctacTCAACATG GTGGGTCGACACTGCTTGATCTTCTGCAGGCTCTAGAAGATTATTTGCCGGTTCTTTTGGGGTTAGTCAACGATG GAAGCCATTTACAATATAAAGTACAATTTGTTTGGGTGAATCAAGAGGATGATGCTGAG GAAACAGCCATGTCTAATGGTTGGTATGAAGTGTTGTCAGTTTTACATTTGATGGCAATGCTATTACTATCACAGGCTAATTTTTTACTGCTTCCAAGATCATCCACTGATGGTTATCAGCTTAAGGTATCTGAag AAAGCAGACGAGCTTCTGTCGATATCTTCTTAAAGGCTGCTGGATATCTGGATTGTGCTGTCAAACATGTTCTTCCCCAGTTGCCGGCCGAACTCAG GAGGAATTTACCAGTAGACTTAGCAGAAGGAACGCTTCGAGCACTCTCTCTACAGGCATTAGGCCAG GGAGTGGATATCCAACTTGGAATGGCAATTGATAGTACCAAGGCCACTCTAGCTGTGAAGCGTAGACTTGCATGCGAAATGGTGAAATGTTGGCAGCAG GCTCAAGATAACATTATGAACCTTCCATTGGCAAATGATTGGGGCGAAAAGCATATTCTCTTTGTGAAATGGAAATATGTAGAAGCAAAG GCTGCAGCATATTATTATCACGGTTTGATTCTTGATGAGGGAAATACAGAGAAATCTCATGGGATGGCGGTAGCTGCTTTGCAAGCTGCAGATGAATATTTTAAGGAAAGTAAGAAGCTGAATGAGGCATTCAACGCAGCACCTCCATTGTCAAG aaatccaccaCTTTGGGGGACCATGAAATATCTGTCTGAGAAAATTCCTAAGGATACTTCGAGCAAGGTGCGAATCAACCGTGATCTGTACTCTCATGAAAG GATCATGGAGACAGCACCAACATTGCCGGATTTCGCATTGGCCTTGAAACCAGATGAATATCAACTTCCTGCACTTGACCCCTCTTGGAAAACTGAGAACATAAAAATTGGAACAAACTGA
- the LOC107489840 gene encoding TMV resistance protein N: protein MAGWAFDVFLSFRGQDIRQSFIGHLYEALRSKGFHIFLDEEKLESGQDIPRSLIRAIEESRIAILLFSDNYATSSFCLNELVKIMECAKAEVQMVLPVFYDVDPSHVRHLRGSYGEALVKHEERFKSDNNGILNEADMEKLEKWKMALKQAANLSGKHFKIGGDDTECKLIEKIVNTVSKCICRGYLHVAYHPVGLESQVLKVNSHLDVGSADVHMLGIYGIGGIGKTTLARAVYNSIAESFEGVCFLGMVREKSMTHGLEHLQEIMLSKLLGEDIKLGDVSEGVSMIERRFIRKKVLLVVDDVDNMKQLEAIVGNPRWFSSGSRIIITTRNKGLLASYGVERTYQVEELNDKEALNLLRFNAFKNDEVDPSYADILNSTVTYASGLPLALEVIGSNLFGRSLEEWQSALEQYERIPIKEIQKILKVSFDDLEDDEKNLFLDITCFFNGDRLQYVEEILRAHHGFCPKNGIRVLVDKSLIKIDDDKVTIHDLIQDMGREIVRQESEELGKRSRMWFFEDIKHVLEQNEGSNKIGIIKLTLPKLDEKVNWDGNAFKKMDNLRTLIINEGGFLEGPKHLPNSLKVLKWAKYPSEFLPSHFYPKELVLFQLPYSCVSSVNMLQMQERFMNLRDLDFNNCKFIKQIPDVSVAPNLEKLSFRLCVNVTEVHPSVGLLGKLRKLDACHCSALRSFPALLLPSLEYLDFSWCSNLEKFPDIKGKMENLIKLELCHTHIKAFPFTIRFLTKLQTLEMRFSGIVKLPSSMLELTDIQKISIYKCDGLLLYTQDEGEGEGEEQVSSAILSIQHNFEFIHCNISDDFLQIGIPLFTNVNKLNLSWNTFTILPACIKGCSILKELILDHCEKLREIQGIPPNVEIFSAKHCGSLKVLDLTLIPTTTSTKECHFLKEIFLNACMDLRKIRGIPPSIEVLHAPKCTSLTSSLQNQDLHKGGSREFWLPMLGILEWFSHSCHGSSISFWFRNKFPAISVCVINEHTCKSFRPKLIINNHEVHEFSEFSLDTDHLSILVLGKLLTKFKVEVDDVLSKNGWNHVVFFSNPKLQKDQMSLLTRADTTVQIGLHVFQQSSMEDIRFTDPKKDHRRWMDTGHSPKQFMKPNSRIARRDSHRAKIQLMQQKQNLAPSEGRGTSTTTTNQNLNFDLDASVANQINSTTIVQASQDHHLPMAPGESCQTPDILEPPSIQAPSPTSSSSSELSGPEIYTETEFNEFDDPLRRNQDHPVQENIEMEAFYVSLEAKARVLSSFWGDKHANNTATNDETKKALLTVQDFISQGASILLHPEQCKVMKANLDYLSNLSTDDGISEGMKTFISEASWLFNHWRRDYTEACMKIESTNSELQSAYELEAGMEDNKNQFWEVVGLENELKDQINAIKAYLATCESEKDVAVQRKREIFEEGKTLKAQIDRLKEKMPQLQHEQGLAKIIREKISSEWSNLGEKFKTIVDQSFVSYD from the exons ACCGGTTTTTTATGACGTAGATCCTTCTCATGTGAGACATCTGAGAGGAAGCTATGGAGAAGCATTGGTTAAGCATGAGGAAAGGTTCAAAAGTGACAATAATGGAATCTTAAACGAAGCAGACATGGAGAAGTTGGAGAAATGGAAGATGGCTCTAAAGCAAGCGGCCAATTTGAGTGGAAAGCATTTCAAAATTGG GGGTGACGATACTGAATGTAAGCTTATTGAGAAGATTGTTAATACGGTCTCTAAATGTATTTGCCGTGGATATTTACATGTTGCATATCACCCTGTTGGACTGGAGTCTCAAGTTCTAAAAGTAAACTCTCATTTGGATGTTGGATCTGCTGATGTTCACATGTTAGGAATTTATGGAATTGGTGGTATAGGTAAAACAACTCTTGCTCGTGCTGTTTATAATTCCATTGCTGAATCATTCGAAGGTGTATGTTTCCTTGGTATGGTGCGAGAAAAATCAATGACACACGGCTTAGAACATCTACAAGAGATAATGCTTTCTAAATTACTTGGAGAGGATATTAAGTTAGGAGATGTCAGTGAAGGAGTCTCAATGATAGAGCGTAGGTTCATCAGAAAGAAAGTTCTATTGGTTGTTGATGATGTTGACAACATGAAGCAATTAGAAGCCATTGTTGGAAATCCTAGGTGGTTTAGTTCTGGCAGTAGAATCATTATTACAACTAGAAACAAAGGTTTATTAGCAAGTTATGGGGTTGAAAGAACATATCAAGTGGAGGAGTTAAATGACAAAGAAGCTCTTAATCTGCTTAGATTCAATGCTTTTAAAAATGATGAAGTGGATCCAAGTTATGCAGACATTTTGAACTCTACAGTCACTTATGCTTCTGGCCTTCCATTGGCTTTAGAAGTAATTGGTTCTAACTTGTTTGGTAGAAGTCTAGAAGAATGGCAATCAGCTTTAGAACAATATGAAAGAATTCCCATCAAAGAGATCCAAAAAATACTTAAAGTAAGCTTTGATGATTTGGAGGATGATGAGAAGAACCTGTTTCTTGACATTACTTGTTTCTTTAATGGAGATAGATTACAATATGTTGAAGAAATACTTCGTGCTCATCATGGTTTTTGCCCCAAAAATGGAATCCGAGTGTTGGTTGATAAATCTCTAATAAAGATTGATGATGATAAAGTGACGATACATGATTTGATACAAGACATGGGCAGAGAAATTGTCCGACAAGAATCAGAAGAACTTGGAAAACGTAGTAGGATGTGGTTTTTCGAGGATATTAAGCATGTTTTAGAACAAAATGAG GGAAGTAATAAAATTGGAATCATAAAGCTTACACTCCCCAAACTTGATGAAAAAGTTAACTGGGACGGCAATGCTTTCAAGAAGATGGATAATCTCAGAACACTTATCATCAATGAAGGTGGCTTTTTGGAAGGTCCCAAACATCTTCCAAATAGTTTAAAGGTGTTGAAATGGGCAAAATATCCTTCAGAATTTTTGCCATCTCATTTTTATCCAAAAGAACTTGTCTTATTCCAGTTACCTTATAGTTGTGTATCCTCAGTCAACATGCTCCAGATGCAAGAG AGGTTCATGAATTTGAGagatttagattttaataaCTGTAAGTTCATAAAACAGATACCTGATGTATCTGTGGCCccaaatttagaaaaattgtcGTTTCGCTTATGTGTGAATGTAACTGAAGTTCACCCTTCTGTTGGATTGTTGGGTAAACTTAGAAAGTTGGATGCTTGCCACTGCTCGGCGCTTCGGAGTTTTCCTGCACTTTTGTTACCCTCTCTTGAATATCTTGATTTTTCATGGTGCTCAAATCTTGAGAAGTTTCCAGATATAAAGGGAAAGATGGAAAATTTAATAAAGCTTGAGTTGTGCCATACTCACATAAAAGCATTTCCATTCACAATTCGATTTCTTACTAAGCTTCAAACACTAGAAATGCGGTTTTCTGGAATTGTTAAGTTACCTAGTAGCATGTTAGAGCTTACAGATATTCAGAAAATTAGCATTTACAAATGTGATGGGTTGCTATTATATACACAAGATGAAGGGGAAGGGGAAGGGGAAGAACAAGTGAGTTCAGCAATACTGTCAATTCAGCACAACTTTGAGTTCATCCACTGCAATATATCAGATGATTTCCTTCAAATTGGTATCCCTTTGTTTACCAATGTGAATAAGTTAAACTTATCATGGAATACTTTCACAATTCTACCTGCATGCATCAAGGGATGTTCCATTTTAAAGGAACTTATTTTGGATCATTGTGAGAAACTTAGAGAGATCCAAGGGATTCCACCAAACGTAGAAATATTCTCTGCAAAACATTGTGGATCCTTGAAGGTCCTGGACCTCACACTTATTCCTACAACTACAAGCACCAAAGAATGTCACTTTTTGAAGGAAATCTTTCTGAATGCTTGCATGGATCTTCGGAAAATCAGAGGGATCCCACCAAGCATAGAAGTTTTGCATGCACCAAAATGTACATCCTTGACTTCGTCGTTGCAAAATCAG GATTTGCACAAGGGAGGAAGCAGGGAGTTTTGGTTACCAATGCTTGGGATTCTAGAATGGTTCAGCCACTCTTGTCATGGATCATCAATTTCTTTCTGGTTTCGTAACAAGTTCCCCGCCATATCTGTGTGTGTCATTAATGAACATACTTGTAAATCATTTCGCCCGAAATTGATCATCAACAACCATGAAGTGCATGAGTTCTCCGAATTCAGTCTAGATACTGATCATTTATCAATTCTAGTTCTGGGTAAACTgctaacaaaattcaaagttGAGGTGGATGATGTGCTTTCAAAAAATGGATGGAACCATGTGGTGTTTTTCAGCAATCCCAAATTACAAAAAGATCAGATGTCATTGCTAACCAGGGCTGATACTACAGTCCAAATTGGACTCCATGTATTTCAACAAAGTAGTATGGAGGATATTCGATTCACTGATCCAAAAAAGGATCATAGAAGATGGATGGACACCGGACATTCTCCAAAACAGTTTATGAAGCCAAATTCTAGAATTGCGCGTCGAGACTCACACAGAGCTAAGATACAGTTAATGCAGCAGAAACAAAATTTGGCTCCATCGGAGGGACGAGGCACAAGCACAACAACAACCAAccagaatttgaattttgactTGGACGCATCCGTAGCAAACCAGATAAATAGCACCACCATTGTTCAAG CATCTCAAGATCATCATCTACCAATGGCTCCAGGAGAATCATGCCAAACACCAGATATTTTAGAGCCCCCATCTATTCAGGCCCCAAGTCCTACTTCTTCATCAAGTAGTGAACTTAGTGGACCAGAAATATACACAGAAACTGAATTCAATGAGTTTGATGATCCCCTAAGAAGAAATCAAGACCATCCAGTTCAAGAAAACATAGAAATGGAAGCATTTTATGTTTCTCTTGAAGCCAAAGCACGTGTTCTTTCAAGTTTTTGGGGTGATAAACATGCGAATAACACTGCTACAAATGACGAGACCAAGAAAGCATTGTTGACAGTACAAGATTTCATCTCCCAAGGTGCTTCAATCTTGTTGCACCCTGAACAATGCAAAGTCATGAAGGCCAACTTAGATTACCTCTCTAATTTGTCCACAGATGATGGAATCTCGGAAGGAATGAAAACATTTATATCTGAAGCTTCATGGTTGTTCAATCACTGGAGGAGGGACTACACTGAAGCATGCATGAAAATTGAGTCCACAAATTCTGAATTGCAGAGCGCTTATGAATTAGAAGCAGGTATGGAAGATAACAAGAACCAGTTTTGGGAAGTTGTGGGATTGGAAAATGAGCTCAAGGACCAAATCAATGCCATTAAGGCTTATTTGGCTACTTGTGAATCAGAAAAGGATGTGGCTGttcagagaaagagagagatattTGAAGAAGGAAAGACACTTAAAGCTCAAATAGACAGGTTAAAGGAAAAAATGCCACAACTTCAGCATGAACAGGGGTTAGCAAAGATAATTAGAGAAAAAATCTCATCTGAATGGTCAAACTTAGGAGAAAAATTTAAGACTATTGTTGACCAGAGCTTTGTATCGTATGATTGA